One Ahaetulla prasina isolate Xishuangbanna chromosome 1, ASM2864084v1, whole genome shotgun sequence DNA window includes the following coding sequences:
- the HARBI1 gene encoding putative nuclease HARBI1 isoform X2, which translates to MAIPIAVIDCDLLLYGRGHRTLDRFKLEDVTDEYLVSMYGFPRQFIYHLVDLLGANLSRPTQRSRAISPETQILAALGFYTSGSFQTRMGDAIGISQASMSRCVANVTDALVERASQFIHFPEDEMSIQHMKDDFYGLAGMPGVLGLVDCNHVAIKAPNAEDLSYVNRKGLHSLNCLMVCNARGRLLSAETHWPGSLQDCTVLQQSALRNQFEAGIQKDGWLLGDSSFFLRTWLMTPLHIPETPAEYRYNMAHSATHNIIERTFRTLQVRFRCLDGSKGTLQYSPEKAGNIILACCVLHNISLEHGMDIWSSSYSEQVEHPEEEYEHMESLDSEADRVRQELLLTHFS; encoded by the exons ATGGCTATTCCCATAGCAGTTATTGATTGTGATCTCTTGCTATATGGACGTGGACATAGGACACTGGATCGCTTCAAGCTGGAAGATGTTACTGATGAATATCTTGTATCTATGTATGGATTTCCACGTCAGTTCATTTATCATTTGGTGGATCTTCTAGGTGCCAATCTTTCTCGTCCTACTCAACGATCCAGGGCCATCAGCCCAGAGACACAGATTCTCGCTGCATTAGGTTTTTATACTTCTGGCTCATTTCAGACTCGCATGGGAGATGCCATTGGCATTAGCCAAGCATCTATGAGTCGCTGTGTTGCCAATGTTACTGATGCCTTGGTGGAAAGAGCCTCTCAGTTTATTCATTTCCCAGAGGATGAAATGTCAATACAACATATGAAAGATGATTTTTATGGGCTGGCAGGTATGCCAGGCGTACTAGGATTGGTTGATTGCAATCATGTAGCGATAAAGGCACCCAATGCTGAGGATTTATCATATGTTAATCGAAAGGGCCTTCATTCTTTAAATTGCCTGATGGTGTGTAAtgccaggggaaggctactaagTGCAGAAACACACTGGCCAGGaagcctgcaggactgcactgTGCTTCAGCAATCGGCTCTAAGAAACCAGTTTGAAGCTGGTATACAGAAAGATGGCTGGCTACTTG GTGatagttctttctttcttcgcACCTGGCTAATGACTCCTCTGCATATTCCTGAAACACCTGCAGAGTACAGATATAATATGGCACATTCAGCAACTCATAATATTATTGAACGAACATTCAGAACACTCCAGGTTCGGTTCCGTTGTTTGGATGGATCAAAAGGGACATTACAATATTCTCCAGAAAAAGCAGGTAACATCATCCTTGCTTGCTGCGTCCTTCATAATATCTCTCTGGAGCATGGAATGGATATATGGTCTTCCTCATATTCAGAACAAGTGGAACATCCAGAGGAAGAATATGAGCACATGGAATCTCTTGACTCTGAAGCTGACAGAGTTCGCCAGGAATTATTGCTTACACATTTTAGTTAA
- the HARBI1 gene encoding putative nuclease HARBI1 isoform X1 produces the protein MSRCTERCYLPTEMVNTEKKDKSIMAIPIAVIDCDLLLYGRGHRTLDRFKLEDVTDEYLVSMYGFPRQFIYHLVDLLGANLSRPTQRSRAISPETQILAALGFYTSGSFQTRMGDAIGISQASMSRCVANVTDALVERASQFIHFPEDEMSIQHMKDDFYGLAGMPGVLGLVDCNHVAIKAPNAEDLSYVNRKGLHSLNCLMVCNARGRLLSAETHWPGSLQDCTVLQQSALRNQFEAGIQKDGWLLGDSSFFLRTWLMTPLHIPETPAEYRYNMAHSATHNIIERTFRTLQVRFRCLDGSKGTLQYSPEKAGNIILACCVLHNISLEHGMDIWSSSYSEQVEHPEEEYEHMESLDSEADRVRQELLLTHFS, from the exons atgtcgaggtgcacagaacgctgttaccttcccactgaaatg GTCAACACAGAGAAGAAAGATAAATCTATTATGGCTATTCCCATAGCAGTTATTGATTGTGATCTCTTGCTATATGGACGTGGACATAGGACACTGGATCGCTTCAAGCTGGAAGATGTTACTGATGAATATCTTGTATCTATGTATGGATTTCCACGTCAGTTCATTTATCATTTGGTGGATCTTCTAGGTGCCAATCTTTCTCGTCCTACTCAACGATCCAGGGCCATCAGCCCAGAGACACAGATTCTCGCTGCATTAGGTTTTTATACTTCTGGCTCATTTCAGACTCGCATGGGAGATGCCATTGGCATTAGCCAAGCATCTATGAGTCGCTGTGTTGCCAATGTTACTGATGCCTTGGTGGAAAGAGCCTCTCAGTTTATTCATTTCCCAGAGGATGAAATGTCAATACAACATATGAAAGATGATTTTTATGGGCTGGCAGGTATGCCAGGCGTACTAGGATTGGTTGATTGCAATCATGTAGCGATAAAGGCACCCAATGCTGAGGATTTATCATATGTTAATCGAAAGGGCCTTCATTCTTTAAATTGCCTGATGGTGTGTAAtgccaggggaaggctactaagTGCAGAAACACACTGGCCAGGaagcctgcaggactgcactgTGCTTCAGCAATCGGCTCTAAGAAACCAGTTTGAAGCTGGTATACAGAAAGATGGCTGGCTACTTG GTGatagttctttctttcttcgcACCTGGCTAATGACTCCTCTGCATATTCCTGAAACACCTGCAGAGTACAGATATAATATGGCACATTCAGCAACTCATAATATTATTGAACGAACATTCAGAACACTCCAGGTTCGGTTCCGTTGTTTGGATGGATCAAAAGGGACATTACAATATTCTCCAGAAAAAGCAGGTAACATCATCCTTGCTTGCTGCGTCCTTCATAATATCTCTCTGGAGCATGGAATGGATATATGGTCTTCCTCATATTCAGAACAAGTGGAACATCCAGAGGAAGAATATGAGCACATGGAATCTCTTGACTCTGAAGCTGACAGAGTTCGCCAGGAATTATTGCTTACACATTTTAGTTAA